A region of Aliivibrio fischeri DNA encodes the following proteins:
- the yqiA gene encoding esterase YqiA: MYKPSLLLYIHGFNSSPLSHKAQVMAEHCKVHRPDIKVIVPRLPSYPSQAAEFLVQLVEEYKDTHQIGLVGSSLGGYLSTWLNHQYGFKVALVNPAVKPYELLADYLGKQVNPYTQEEYFLEEKHMEELLALQVETLHSVDDLWLLQQEGDEVLDYRQAVDKYSACKQTIEKGGDHSFVNFERYPEQIIQFLNL; the protein is encoded by the coding sequence ATGTATAAACCAAGTTTGCTTTTGTATATTCACGGTTTTAACAGCTCTCCTTTATCTCATAAGGCACAAGTCATGGCTGAGCATTGCAAAGTACATCGGCCAGATATCAAGGTTATCGTGCCTCGTTTACCTTCTTATCCTTCACAAGCGGCAGAGTTTTTAGTTCAACTTGTTGAAGAATATAAAGACACGCATCAGATTGGTTTGGTCGGTAGCTCTCTTGGTGGGTATTTATCTACGTGGTTAAATCATCAATATGGTTTTAAAGTGGCTTTAGTTAACCCTGCGGTTAAGCCTTATGAGTTACTCGCCGATTACCTTGGAAAGCAAGTAAACCCATATACTCAAGAAGAATACTTTCTTGAAGAGAAGCACATGGAAGAGCTGTTAGCGTTGCAAGTAGAAACGTTACATTCTGTTGATGACTTATGGTTATTGCAACAAGAAGGCGATGAAGTCCTCGATTATCGACAAGCTGTAGATAAGTATTCAGCTTGTAAACAGACAATAGAAAAAGGTGGCGATCATAGTTTTGTTAACTTTGAGCGTTATCCTGAACAAATTATTCAATTTCTAAATTTATAG
- the hldE gene encoding bifunctional D-glycero-beta-D-manno-heptose-7-phosphate kinase/D-glycero-beta-D-manno-heptose 1-phosphate adenylyltransferase HldE gives MKPTLPNYDQSSVLIVGDVMLDRYWGGPTSRISPEAPVPVVKVEKIEERPGGAANVAMNIAALGGDAHLVGLVGEDEPAQALTTTLESLKVHCDFVALPEFPTITKLRVMSRGQQLIRLDFEDSFHDVAAEPIISRMQQALSSVKAVVLSDYAKGALEHVQLMIQEARKVNVPVFIDPKGADFERYRGATLLTPNMLEFETVVGKVKDEDDLVAKGQQIIEEFDFEALLVTRSEHGMTLLRRNMEPLHLPTQAREVFDVTGAGDTVISVLAASVSTGKPLDEACALANAAAGVVVGKLGTSTLSTIELAEAIHGSQDSGFGIIGEEQLISAVKQARARGEKVVMTNGCFDILHAGHVSYLNHAAELGDRLIVAVNTNESVQRLKGPGRPINPTDRRMAVLAGLGAVDWVVPFSEDTPQRLISQVLPSLLVKGGDYAIEDIAGGAEVIAAGGEVKVLNFEDGCSTTGIIEAIKGGRG, from the coding sequence ATGAAACCGACACTTCCAAATTATGATCAATCAAGCGTATTGATTGTTGGTGATGTGATGCTTGACCGTTACTGGGGTGGCCCTACGAGTCGTATTTCACCAGAAGCACCAGTACCTGTTGTTAAAGTTGAAAAAATTGAAGAACGTCCAGGTGGTGCAGCAAACGTAGCAATGAATATTGCTGCATTAGGTGGTGATGCACACTTAGTTGGATTGGTTGGTGAAGATGAGCCAGCACAAGCATTAACAACAACATTAGAGTCATTAAAAGTACATTGTGACTTTGTTGCTCTTCCTGAATTTCCAACTATTACTAAATTACGAGTGATGAGTCGCGGTCAGCAACTTATTCGTTTGGATTTTGAAGATAGCTTCCATGATGTTGCTGCAGAACCGATTATTAGCCGTATGCAACAAGCACTATCAAGCGTAAAAGCCGTTGTTCTTTCTGATTATGCGAAAGGCGCTTTAGAGCACGTTCAGTTGATGATTCAAGAAGCACGTAAAGTCAATGTACCTGTGTTTATTGATCCTAAAGGTGCCGATTTTGAGCGTTACCGTGGTGCAACGTTATTAACGCCTAATATGCTTGAATTTGAAACGGTAGTTGGCAAAGTTAAAGATGAAGATGATCTAGTAGCAAAAGGCCAACAGATTATCGAAGAGTTTGATTTTGAAGCATTACTTGTTACTCGTAGTGAACATGGTATGACATTACTACGCCGTAATATGGAACCATTGCATTTACCTACTCAAGCACGTGAAGTGTTTGATGTGACAGGTGCTGGTGATACGGTTATTTCAGTATTGGCTGCATCAGTATCAACAGGTAAACCGTTAGATGAAGCGTGTGCATTAGCAAACGCCGCTGCGGGTGTTGTTGTTGGTAAATTAGGTACTTCTACGCTATCAACCATTGAACTTGCAGAAGCAATTCATGGTAGCCAAGACTCTGGCTTTGGTATTATCGGTGAAGAACAGCTGATCAGTGCAGTAAAACAAGCTCGTGCTCGTGGTGAGAAAGTTGTTATGACAAATGGCTGTTTTGATATTTTACATGCAGGTCATGTTTCTTATTTAAATCATGCTGCTGAATTGGGTGATCGTTTGATTGTTGCTGTTAACACTAATGAATCAGTACAACGATTAAAAGGTCCTGGTCGTCCTATTAACCCAACAGATCGTCGCATGGCGGTATTGGCTGGTTTAGGTGCAGTTGATTGGGTTGTTCCTTTCTCTGAAGACACACCACAAAGATTGATCTCACAAGTATTGCCATCGCTATTGGTTAAAGGCGGTGATTATGCGATTGAAGATATCGCTGGTGGTGCCGAAGTGATTGCTGCGGGTGGTGAAGTTAAAGTATTAAACTTTGAAGATGGCTGTTCAACAACAGGTATCATTGAAGCCATTAAAGGCGGTCGCGGCTAA
- a CDS encoding DUF1249 family protein, translating to MRKYHVDLASLMRVYETNYAKLVSLLPKKENIGALASYQVCQQQYQIKVLEVTVYTTLVEVYQIDEQPIYPLPKLTVRLYHDARVAEVCASQQLAYIKAKYDYPNGKMLQKDEKHQLNQFLSDWLTFCLKNGISQEPIFLEKN from the coding sequence ATGCGTAAATACCATGTAGATTTAGCGAGCTTGATGAGAGTATATGAAACTAATTACGCTAAATTAGTGTCTCTTTTACCAAAGAAAGAAAATATAGGTGCATTAGCAAGCTATCAAGTGTGCCAGCAGCAGTATCAGATAAAAGTCTTGGAAGTCACTGTTTATACCACATTGGTTGAGGTTTATCAGATTGATGAACAACCGATATATCCACTTCCGAAATTAACGGTTCGACTTTATCATGATGCGAGAGTTGCTGAGGTATGTGCAAGTCAGCAACTTGCTTATATCAAAGCAAAATATGATTATCCAAATGGAAAGATGCTTCAGAAAGATGAAAAGCATCAATTAAACCAGTTCCTAAGTGACTGGCTGACGTTTTGTTTAAAAAATGGGATAAGCCAAGAACCCATTTTTTTAGAAAAGAATTAA
- the parE gene encoding DNA topoisomerase IV subunit B, whose protein sequence is MTEQYNAGAIEVLNGLEPVRRRPGMYTDTVRPNHLGQEVIDNSVDEALAGHAKKVEVILHADQSLEVIDDGRGMPVDIHPVEKVSGVELILCKLHAGGKFSGKNYEFSGGLHGVGISVVNALSKRVEVTVRRDGQVYEIAFENGDKVSDLTVTGTCGRRNRGTSVHFWPDASYFDSAKFSVTRLINNLKAKAVLCPGLEIVFKDKVNDKEHNWCYEDGLKDYLLEGVTGFTLLPEIPFTGAFSGTGEAADWAVTWLPEGGELVAESYVNLIPTAQGGTHVNGMRQGLLDAMREFCEFRNLVPRGVKLTADDIWDRCAYVLSVKMQDPQFAGQTKERLSSRQCAAFVSGVVKDAFSLWLNEKPQIAEQLAEACIANAHRRMRAAKKVVRKKIASGPALPGKLTDCSVQDLARTELFLVEGDSAGGSAKQARDREFQAVMPLRGKILNTWEVSADQVLASQEVHDISVALGIDPDSDDLSGLRYGKVCILADADSDGLHIATLLCALYLKHFKALVQAGHVYVAMPPLYRIDCGKEVFYALDEEEKEGVLDRLSNKRAKINVQRFKGLGEMNPLQLRETTMDPNTRRLVQLTIDDDEQTDEMMDMLLGKKRADDRRSWLQSNGDQAEV, encoded by the coding sequence ATGACTGAACAATATAATGCAGGAGCCATTGAGGTTCTAAATGGCCTTGAGCCCGTTCGTCGCCGTCCTGGTATGTACACCGACACTGTTCGTCCAAACCATTTGGGCCAAGAAGTTATTGATAACAGTGTCGATGAAGCTCTAGCCGGACACGCGAAAAAAGTTGAAGTAATTTTACATGCCGATCAATCACTTGAAGTTATTGATGATGGGCGTGGTATGCCTGTTGATATCCACCCAGTAGAAAAAGTTTCTGGTGTTGAACTTATTTTATGTAAGTTGCACGCTGGTGGTAAATTCTCAGGTAAAAACTACGAATTCTCAGGTGGCTTACACGGGGTTGGTATCTCTGTTGTAAATGCTTTGTCAAAACGAGTTGAAGTAACAGTTCGTCGTGATGGCCAGGTATATGAAATTGCTTTTGAAAATGGCGACAAAGTATCAGACCTAACGGTAACAGGTACTTGTGGTCGTCGTAATCGTGGTACCAGTGTTCATTTCTGGCCTGATGCGAGCTATTTTGATTCAGCAAAATTCTCTGTTACTCGTCTTATTAATAATCTAAAAGCTAAAGCAGTACTTTGTCCTGGTTTAGAAATTGTTTTTAAAGATAAAGTTAACGATAAAGAGCATAACTGGTGTTATGAAGATGGTCTTAAAGATTACCTTCTTGAAGGTGTAACTGGCTTTACATTATTACCAGAAATTCCATTTACGGGTGCTTTTTCTGGCACTGGTGAAGCGGCTGATTGGGCGGTAACTTGGCTACCTGAAGGCGGTGAGCTAGTTGCTGAAAGTTATGTAAACCTTATTCCTACAGCACAAGGTGGTACGCACGTAAATGGCATGCGCCAAGGTCTTCTTGATGCAATGCGTGAGTTCTGTGAGTTCCGTAACCTTGTTCCTCGTGGTGTTAAGCTAACTGCTGATGATATTTGGGACCGTTGTGCCTACGTATTATCGGTGAAAATGCAAGATCCACAATTTGCTGGCCAAACTAAAGAGCGTTTATCTTCACGCCAGTGTGCAGCGTTTGTTTCTGGTGTGGTAAAAGATGCATTCAGCTTATGGTTGAATGAGAAACCACAAATTGCAGAGCAACTTGCTGAAGCATGTATTGCGAATGCGCACCGTCGTATGCGTGCAGCTAAAAAAGTGGTTCGTAAGAAAATAGCTTCTGGCCCAGCTCTTCCTGGTAAATTGACCGATTGTTCTGTTCAAGATTTGGCTCGTACTGAACTTTTCTTAGTGGAAGGGGACTCGGCGGGTGGTTCTGCAAAACAAGCTCGTGATCGTGAGTTCCAAGCTGTTATGCCACTGCGTGGTAAAATTCTGAATACATGGGAAGTGTCGGCTGACCAAGTATTAGCGTCTCAAGAAGTTCATGATATTTCTGTTGCTTTAGGTATTGACCCTGATTCCGATGATTTATCAGGTTTACGTTACGGTAAAGTATGTATTCTTGCCGATGCCGATTCTGATGGTCTTCACATTGCAACTTTGCTATGTGCGCTTTATCTAAAACACTTCAAAGCACTGGTTCAAGCTGGTCATGTTTATGTTGCCATGCCTCCTTTGTATCGTATTGATTGCGGTAAAGAGGTGTTCTATGCACTTGATGAAGAAGAAAAAGAAGGCGTATTAGATCGTTTAAGTAATAAGCGTGCAAAAATCAACGTACAGCGATTTAAAGGATTGGGTGAGATGAACCCACTTCAATTGCGTGAAACGACGATGGATCCAAACACACGACGTCTTGTTCAGTTAACGATCGATGATGATGAACAAACTGATGAAATGATGGATATGCTTTTAGGCAAGAAACGTGCAGACGATCGTCGCTCTTGGCTACAATCTAACGGCGATCAGGCAGAGGTATAA
- a CDS encoding ion transporter, protein MMNHNKVDLKPMSLMSLILSFLSLIVISSLLFVPLEHSSRTILIALDTIICALFLFQLSLDLFRTKHKTQYLKDHWIDFVASIPIIEPVRYARIFHILRVFRLLRSSQSLLKQIRSNRKEATIASILVLMVSLISLGSVFMLMFEGHNPNANIQTAGDAVWWAFVTISTVGYGDHYPITVAGKILAVMIILSGVGIFGMISGLITSIITEPAKLEQRRHEQQEKRERDEKINLLLQQQAEILKKIELIENKKEK, encoded by the coding sequence ATGATGAATCATAACAAAGTTGACCTTAAACCGATGAGCTTAATGTCACTGATACTTTCCTTTTTATCGCTAATTGTGATCTCTAGCTTACTGTTTGTACCACTAGAACATAGTAGCCGCACAATACTGATCGCACTTGATACTATTATCTGCGCACTCTTTTTATTTCAACTATCTCTAGACTTATTCCGAACAAAACATAAAACACAATATTTAAAAGATCATTGGATAGATTTTGTTGCTAGCATTCCGATTATTGAACCTGTTCGTTATGCTCGTATTTTTCACATTCTGCGTGTTTTCCGCTTACTGCGTTCTAGCCAATCATTACTAAAACAAATCCGTTCAAATCGAAAAGAAGCCACGATTGCTTCTATTTTAGTATTAATGGTTAGCCTTATTTCGTTAGGCTCTGTCTTTATGTTGATGTTTGAAGGCCATAACCCTAACGCTAACATACAAACCGCAGGAGATGCTGTATGGTGGGCCTTTGTGACTATTTCAACGGTCGGATATGGAGATCATTATCCAATAACAGTGGCTGGAAAAATTTTAGCTGTAATGATTATTTTATCTGGTGTTGGCATTTTCGGCATGATCTCAGGCTTAATAACATCAATCATCACAGAGCCTGCGAAACTAGAACAAAGACGACATGAGCAACAAGAAAAGCGAGAAAGAGATGAAAAAATCAATTTACTCTTACAACAGCAAGCTGAAATTCTGAAAAAAATTGAGTTAATTGAAAATAAAAAAGAGAAGTAA
- a CDS encoding methyl-accepting chemotaxis protein: MSVITFKPWERLVTDIKLVPKLVMLMVFSTILLVTKQLWDANTFYQSVITIQKERAQESAMANAELVNRLLNYNAEGKELAAEAITIQAKGWKDGNYIYVIDRDSGKVFGHQSATSMSSLTQSLDDGGSLQKVFEQLASNKTYSLLDHTRYESAVKVPDHNWVVVASQSASVAEQYYQDYLTQVIWQTLAMIVSFMVILLGASSIMLRQMKYLNTSMKQIAEQNLSEPVEMNCKDEFGDLARELNKTRLQLKSVVETQLSASQELAGLTEIMTISMEGTKEAAQEEFAEIDQLATAMSEMNSTVQNVAENARNASIGTEQAQSQAKIGQEFVEGTIVKIQALSGDIAASAEVVNQVEERVVSISSVVETIRGISEQTNLLALNAAIEAARAGDAGRGFAVVADEVRNLAQSTQGATVEIQDMITQLQNSANQAVELMEKSVVEAAEGVELVTNAGSELDRIVEQVNKINEMNFQIASAADQQSSVAEEMDQNLTNVRELVDASVVVMTELTETSEEMQKNAEELESKMKVFKI, encoded by the coding sequence ATGTCAGTAATAACGTTTAAGCCATGGGAAAGGCTAGTCACCGATATTAAACTGGTACCAAAGTTGGTCATGTTAATGGTATTTAGTACTATATTGTTGGTAACGAAACAGTTATGGGATGCAAACACATTTTATCAATCCGTTATTACTATTCAGAAAGAGCGAGCACAAGAATCAGCAATGGCGAATGCTGAACTTGTTAATCGTCTACTTAATTATAACGCTGAAGGAAAAGAGTTAGCTGCAGAAGCCATCACAATTCAAGCTAAGGGCTGGAAAGACGGTAACTACATTTATGTTATTGATCGTGATAGTGGTAAAGTCTTTGGGCACCAATCAGCGACATCAATGTCATCTTTGACTCAATCGCTAGACGACGGTGGGTCATTGCAAAAAGTATTTGAACAACTCGCTTCTAATAAAACCTATTCATTACTTGATCACACTCGATATGAGTCAGCCGTTAAAGTTCCAGACCATAACTGGGTTGTTGTGGCCTCTCAATCAGCCAGTGTTGCAGAGCAATATTATCAAGATTATCTCACACAAGTGATCTGGCAAACCTTGGCAATGATTGTGTCATTCATGGTTATTTTACTTGGTGCTTCAAGCATTATGTTGAGACAAATGAAATATTTGAATACGTCAATGAAGCAGATCGCGGAGCAAAATTTATCAGAGCCTGTAGAGATGAACTGTAAAGATGAATTTGGTGATTTAGCAAGAGAGTTGAATAAAACACGATTACAACTAAAGAGTGTTGTTGAGACTCAGTTATCAGCTTCTCAAGAGCTAGCGGGTTTAACTGAAATCATGACTATTAGTATGGAAGGTACAAAGGAAGCGGCTCAAGAGGAGTTTGCAGAAATTGACCAGCTAGCAACAGCGATGAGTGAAATGAACTCAACGGTTCAAAATGTGGCTGAGAATGCACGTAATGCTTCAATTGGAACTGAACAAGCTCAATCTCAAGCGAAGATTGGTCAAGAGTTTGTAGAAGGTACGATTGTTAAGATTCAAGCATTGTCTGGCGATATTGCAGCGTCAGCTGAAGTGGTAAATCAAGTTGAAGAACGAGTGGTTTCTATTAGCTCTGTTGTTGAAACCATCCGTGGTATTTCAGAACAAACTAACTTACTTGCTCTTAATGCGGCAATTGAAGCTGCTCGTGCTGGTGATGCTGGTCGTGGTTTTGCAGTTGTTGCCGATGAAGTGAGAAATCTTGCTCAAAGCACTCAAGGAGCAACAGTCGAAATTCAAGATATGATCACGCAACTTCAAAATAGTGCTAATCAAGCTGTAGAGTTGATGGAAAAAAGCGTAGTTGAAGCTGCGGAAGGCGTTGAACTTGTTACGAATGCAGGATCTGAACTCGATCGTATTGTTGAGCAAGTAAATAAAATCAACGAAATGAATTTCCAGATCGCAAGTGCGGCCGACCAACAAAGCAGTGTTGCGGAGGAAATGGATCAAAACCTAACTAATGTGAGAGAGTTGGTTGATGCTTCTGTTGTGGTGATGACTGAGTTAACTGAAACCTCAGAAGAAATGCAGAAAAATGCAGAAGAATTAGAGTCAAAAATGAAGGTTTTTAAAATCTAG
- the cpdA gene encoding 3',5'-cyclic-AMP phosphodiesterase, with protein sequence MLSETLLNEESDSIRLLQITDTHLFAPEDGALLGVPTRKSFQSVVEQVLQRTPDFDAILATGDISQDHTVESYQHFVKGIMPLKKPCFWLPGNHDYKPSMGGVLPSPQISACEHLLIGQHWQVIILDSQVVGVPHGALSDEQLTLLDNALSQHPQRHSLVLLHHHPLPAGSAWLDQHQLKESEQFWSVLAKYHNVNGIVCGHIHQELDRVVNGIRLLATPSTCVQFLPDSDDFALDSQAPGWRTLDLLPNGDIETQVYRLKDCDFSADSEAGGY encoded by the coding sequence TTGCTCTCTGAAACATTACTTAATGAAGAAAGCGATTCGATTCGCTTGTTACAGATAACAGATACCCACTTGTTTGCGCCAGAAGATGGTGCATTACTTGGCGTACCTACACGAAAAAGCTTTCAAAGCGTTGTAGAACAAGTACTACAGCGAACTCCTGATTTTGATGCCATTCTTGCTACGGGTGATATTTCTCAAGATCATACCGTTGAATCTTATCAGCACTTTGTTAAGGGAATAATGCCTCTAAAAAAGCCTTGTTTTTGGCTTCCTGGTAATCATGACTATAAGCCAAGCATGGGCGGTGTTTTACCTTCTCCACAGATTAGTGCGTGTGAACATTTACTTATTGGTCAGCATTGGCAAGTGATTATTCTGGACAGCCAAGTTGTAGGTGTTCCTCATGGTGCTTTATCTGATGAGCAGTTAACATTATTAGATAACGCATTATCTCAACACCCTCAACGTCATTCATTGGTATTATTGCATCACCATCCATTGCCTGCTGGAAGTGCTTGGTTAGATCAGCATCAACTTAAAGAAAGTGAGCAATTTTGGTCTGTCTTAGCAAAATATCATAATGTGAATGGAATTGTTTGCGGGCATATTCATCAAGAGTTAGACCGAGTTGTTAACGGTATTCGCTTATTAGCTACACCATCTACTTGTGTGCAATTTCTTCCTGATTCAGATGATTTTGCTTTGGATTCTCAAGCTCCAGGTTGGAGAACATTAGACTTATTACCAAATGGTGATATTGAAACGCAGGTATATCGACTTAAAGATTGTGACTTTTCAGCGGATAGTGAAGCTGGGGGCTACTAA
- the tolC gene encoding outer membrane channel protein TolC — protein MRKLLPLFIGMALGSFSSLAAADDLAQVYNQAKENDPQLLRAAATKDAAFEAVNSSQSSLLPQIDLTAGYNILRSDNDTRDNDRLTAGINLSQELYQQSSWVSLDIAEKSARQADSAYAAEQQGVILRVAQAYFDVLRANDNLEFVRAEKAAVARQLEQTKQRFDVGLSAITDVHDAQAQYDSVLANEVLTENQLVNSYEDLRVITGQGHTHLSVLDTKRFSASPSEQSSDSLIEEAQEKNLSLLAARISADVAKDNISLASSGHMPSLTFDAGYNYTDQSGTKNGFNDDSYGDINAGINLYIPLYTGGNTSSLTSQAEFQYVAASQELEATYRDVTKNVRAFNNNINASIGALKAYEQTVISAQSALEATEAGFDVGTRTIVDVLDSTRRLYDANRNLANARYDYIISVLQLKQAVGTLSEQDIMDINMGLKANKTTQTK, from the coding sequence ATGAGAAAACTGCTTCCACTCTTTATTGGAATGGCACTAGGTAGTTTCAGCTCTTTAGCTGCTGCCGATGATCTAGCACAAGTCTACAACCAAGCTAAAGAAAATGACCCTCAGCTATTAAGAGCTGCTGCAACGAAAGACGCAGCGTTTGAAGCGGTAAACTCTTCGCAAAGTTCATTGTTACCTCAAATCGACTTAACAGCAGGCTACAATATTTTACGTAGTGACAACGATACTCGTGATAATGATCGTTTAACTGCTGGTATTAACCTTTCTCAAGAGCTATACCAACAATCTAGCTGGGTTAGCTTAGACATTGCAGAGAAAAGCGCTCGCCAAGCAGACTCGGCATATGCAGCAGAACAACAAGGTGTCATTTTACGTGTCGCACAAGCTTACTTTGACGTGCTGCGTGCCAACGATAACCTAGAATTTGTACGAGCAGAAAAAGCAGCCGTTGCTCGTCAACTTGAACAAACAAAACAACGTTTTGATGTAGGTTTGTCAGCAATTACCGATGTTCATGATGCTCAAGCTCAATACGATAGCGTATTAGCAAATGAAGTATTAACAGAGAACCAATTAGTAAATAGCTACGAAGATTTACGAGTAATTACAGGCCAGGGCCATACTCACCTAAGCGTACTTGATACTAAACGCTTTTCAGCAAGCCCATCAGAGCAATCATCTGATAGCCTAATTGAAGAAGCACAAGAGAAAAACTTGAGTTTATTAGCCGCTCGTATCAGCGCTGATGTAGCAAAAGATAATATTTCTCTAGCAAGTTCTGGTCACATGCCATCACTGACATTTGATGCGGGTTATAACTACACGGATCAAAGTGGCACAAAAAATGGCTTTAATGATGATAGCTACGGCGACATCAATGCTGGTATTAATTTATATATCCCATTATATACCGGTGGTAATACAAGCTCACTAACAAGCCAAGCTGAATTCCAATATGTAGCAGCAAGCCAAGAGCTAGAAGCAACGTACCGTGATGTAACTAAAAATGTACGTGCATTTAATAACAACATCAATGCGTCAATTGGTGCTTTAAAAGCATACGAACAAACAGTTATCTCTGCACAATCAGCATTAGAAGCGACAGAAGCAGGTTTTGATGTTGGTACTCGTACTATTGTTGATGTATTAGACTCTACTCGTCGTTTGTATGATGCAAACCGTAACTTAGCAAACGCTCGTTACGATTACATTATTAGCGTACTTCAGTTAAAACAAGCAGTTGGCACACTAAGCGAACAAGATATCATGGATATCAACATGGGTTTAAAAGCAAATAAGACGACGCAAACCAAATAA
- the nudF gene encoding ADP-ribose diphosphatase, whose translation MVLSSNIDLVNQFGSEDVEIISKEPLFNGFFKMTKVAFRHQLFSGGWSEVIERELFERGHAVALLPYDPKTDQVVLIEQIRVGALESNAPWQYEIVAGMIDKDESAEQVAVREADEEAGITVAHLEKISHFYPSSGGCTERIDVFVGCVDASKAEGIHGLEDENEDIQVHVVSREEAYALVNRGIIENAASIIALQWLELNVSRLRSQWNAQ comes from the coding sequence ATGGTTTTATCATCAAATATAGACCTAGTGAATCAGTTTGGTTCTGAAGATGTTGAAATAATATCGAAAGAGCCTTTGTTTAATGGTTTCTTTAAAATGACAAAAGTTGCTTTTCGTCACCAATTGTTTAGCGGCGGTTGGAGTGAAGTCATTGAACGAGAGCTTTTTGAACGAGGTCATGCGGTTGCATTATTGCCTTATGATCCTAAAACGGATCAGGTTGTATTAATTGAACAGATCCGAGTTGGAGCATTAGAATCCAACGCGCCTTGGCAGTATGAAATTGTCGCTGGAATGATCGATAAAGATGAATCAGCAGAGCAAGTGGCCGTTCGTGAGGCCGATGAAGAAGCCGGTATAACCGTTGCTCATTTAGAGAAAATATCGCATTTTTATCCATCTTCGGGTGGCTGTACTGAAAGAATCGATGTTTTTGTTGGGTGTGTTGATGCTTCTAAAGCCGAAGGTATCCACGGTTTAGAAGATGAAAACGAAGATATTCAAGTACATGTTGTTTCTCGTGAAGAGGCGTATGCCCTTGTTAATCGTGGCATAATTGAGAATGCAGCCTCAATTATTGCTCTTCAATGGTTAGAATTAAATGTTTCGCGTTTGCGATCACAGTGGAATGCGCAATAA